From the genome of Agrobacterium tumefaciens:
GTGGCGTTTGATTGCCAGGAAGTGCCGTCCGTTCCGGCAGAGTCACATGATGTCCCGCTCAACGCTATCCTGACTGAGAGCGGTTTGCGGCGGATTTATGCAGCTCCAGACGAGCGATAATGGGCAAAAGACGCTTTAGCCCTTTTTAAACGACGAATTTCCCATTAGACGGAACGAAATTTGACAAACTGGCGCCAGCGGGGCAGGTGAATGAGGCTTCTTTTTCTCGGGGATATGGTCGGCAAGACCGGACGGACGGCGGTTTGGGAAAAACTGCCAGGGTTGATCTCCGACCTGAATCTGGATTTCGTTGTCGTCAACGGCGAGAATGCGGCCGGTGGCTTCGGGATTACGGAAGACATCTACCTTGAGACGATCAACGCAGGTGCCGATGTCGTGACGACTGGCAACCACGTCTGGGATCAGAAGGAAGCCGTATCGTTTTGCGAGCGACACGACCAGTTTTTGCGACCTGCCAACTATCCCAAGGGAACGCCAGGAAAGGGCTCCGGCCTGTTTTATGCGCGCAATGGCGCGCGTGTTCTCGTGGCTAACATCATGGGCCGTGTGTTCATGCACCCAGAACTAGATGATCCTTTCAGCTCCGCCGAAACCATCCTGGCCGCCTGCCCGCTCAAAGAGCAGGCTGATGCGATTATTTTCGACTTCCATGCGGAAGCGACCAGCGAAAAGCAATGTTTCGGCCATTTCGTTGATGGACGTGCTAGCTTCGTGGTTGGAACGCATACCCATGTGCCGACAGCCGATGCGCAGATTTTGAACGGTGGAACCGCATATATGTCGGATGCTGGCATGTGTGGCGATTACGACTCTTCGCTTGGTATGGACAAGGAAGAGCCGATCAACCGCTTCATCTCCAAGATGCCCAAGGGCCGGTTTGAAGCAGCAAGCGGGCCAGCGACGATCTGCGGTGTTGGCGTGGAGATCTCTGACAGAACCGGGCTCGCCGAGAAAATCGCGCCCTTGCGCATTGGACCACGGCTCTCTGAAAGCATTCCTGCTTTCTGGGCGTGAGGAACGTTGCGCCGTCAGTGACCCGTCGATAATGACGACATTGTGAGCGCGGCGTCGGTTCTGCGAACTGGACGCTTGGCCAAGCTTGTCGCATCCTCTGGCATCGCAAGTTTCAGGGGAGTGGCGTCATGCTGCGCATGCTATTGCTTGCAATGTCCGGACTGGTTGCATTTGCTGGAGCGGCGCTCTCGCAAACAGCCACCCGCCCACCTGTCAGTCAATGCCAGGCGATTGCTCAAAAAATTCCTGGCGTGACATTTGCCAGCTTCACCCCAGCCGATATTCAGCTTGCTCAGGCGACTGCCAAGGAAGAGGTGAAGATCAGTTTTATCGGGCACTCGACCTACCTGATCGAGAGCCCTGACGGTGTGACGATCGCTACCGATTATAACGGCGTCTATCGCCCCCCTGTAACGCCCAACGTCGTGACGATGAACAGGGCGCATTCGACTCACTTCACCCTTAATCCCGATCCCGCTATCCAGCACGTTCTGCACGGTTGGAGCGATACGCCGGGCGAAAAGGCCGATCACAAGGTTCTCGTTGGAGACGTCTATATCAGGAATGTTGCAACCGACATCCGCAACCGCTGGGGTGACTACGAGAGCTTTCAGGAAAATGGCAATTCCATTTTCATTTTCGAAGTCGCCGGACTTTGCATCGGCCATCTCGGCCATCTGCACCACGAGCTGACAGACACCCACTATGCGGAGATTGGCAGGCTGGATATCCTGATGGTTCCGGTCGATGGCGGATTGACGATGGGAGCCGACAGCATGAGCCGGGTTGTGAAGCGGCTTCGTTCTGCATTGATCTTGCCAATGCATCGCACTGGCCCGCCACTGGAGCAGTTTCTGACGATGTTTGGGGAAAGCTTCAAGGTGGCCTACGCGAATGAACCCATCATCCGTGTGTCGATGCGCAATCTTCCCCGCCAGCCGCAGATACTCGTGCCACAAGGCATGTAGCGTACAACTGGCGAGGAAGACGGGGGAGCTTGATCAATCAGGCGAAGGCAAGATGCTGGCGGACCCCAACATCAGGCACCTTATCGTCGGACATGTTGGCCTTGGCAATTTCCCAGCCGAATTTCAGCGTGCTGTCCGTCGACGCCCATATATCGGCGTCGTCAACATGCAGGGCAAGCATTGTCAGCTCAGGATCTGACTTGCCGTGTTCGTACCAGGCGGCTGTCACCGAGTTCCAGTATTCATCGACTTTTGTCTTGTCGTCGCGAATCTCGAGCACTCCAGAAAGGCAGGCGTGATAATCGTGATCCTTGCCGACGAGGCAGAAGTGCGCGCGAGAACCTGCTTTGATCGACTGAGCGAGGTCCGTATCCTTCTTCGAGAAAAACCAGATCGTATTGGTTTTAGGATCGGCGTGCGGTGCCATCGGCTGCATATGGCTATGCAGGCCTTCAAGCCCGAGCATGCCGGCATGGACCGAATTGATTTCGTCCCAAAGCTGACGGGCAGGGGCTTCGCGCGCTTCTGTCAGGCTGACCATGGTTATCTCCTTCCGGTTGGTTGTCTGTCGGAGAGGGGACAAGCTGTCCTCTCACCGCGCTCCTGACCAAAACGGCGTGCGGTTCAATCGGTTCCTTATCTTCTTCAGGTCTGAAAACGCATCCGGGCTTGAACGATGGGCGTATCGCACTTATAAGGCCCGCAATCCCAAATTACGACAATCAGGTTTTCCATGGCTGGTCATTCACAGTTCAAAAACATCATGCACCGCAAGGGTAAGCAGGATTCGATCCGTTCGAAGATGTTTTCCAAGCTTGCACGCGAAATCACCGTTGCAGCCAAGTCCGGCCTGCCTGACCCGACCATGAACGCTGCTTTGCGTCTGGCTGTTCAGAACGCCAAGGCGCAGTCGATGCCAAAAGACAACATCGACCGCGCCATCAAGAAGGCGTCGGGCGCCGATGCTGAGAACTACGATGCAGTTCGTTACGAAGGTTATGGCCCGGGCGGCACGGCGGTTATCGTCGAAGCGCTGACCGACAACCGCAATCGCACGGCATCCAACGTCCGCTCGATCTTCAGCAAGGCTGGCGGAGCGCTTGGTGAAACCGGTTCGGTTTCCTTCTCCTTCGATCGCGTTGGCGAAATTGCCTACAAGGCTGAAGTCGGCGACTCTGACAAGGTCATGGAAGCGGCGATCGAGGCCGGTGCTGATGATGTGGAATCCTCCGAGGACGGCCACACGATCATCTGCGGTTTTGAAGATCTGAACGAAGTTGCCAAGGCGCTCGAAGGCGTGCTCGGCGAAGCTGACAGCGTCAAGGCAATCTGGAAGCCACAGAACACGGTTCCGGTTGACGAGGAAAAGGCGCAGTCGCTGATGAAGCTGATCGACAACCTCGAAGACGATGACGACGTTCAGAACGTCTATTCGAACTTCGAAGTATCCGAAGAAATCCTGGCGAAGCTCTCGGCCTGATTTTTTCAAATGTCTGAATTACAAAGCCCCGGCAGCGTCAGCTCCGGGGCTTTTTTCTTGCGTATCCTATGCCGCCTTACGGATCGATGTTCGAACGTCCGCAAAGATCTCCACGGAACGAAGCCGCTTTTCAATGTCATGGATCGGCATGGAAACGATCAGTTCATCAGCCTGCGTCTCGGCAAGGAAGCCGTCGAGGTGGCGACCAATTGTGTCGGGTGATCCAACGGCGGCGAAGCGCAGAGTGTGTTCAACCGAAAACCGCTCCATCTCGTTCCAGTAGTCATCCATGCTCTCCACCGGTCTGGGGAACTGGGTGCGAACGTTGCGGCGCAGGTTCACGAACTGCTGCTGTGAAGACGTAAAGAGATGCTGCGCTTCCTCGTCGGTATCTGCACCCACCCCCATCACGCCGACCATGACGTACGGTTTGTCCAAGACCTCGGACGGTTGGAACCGCTCGCGATAGATATGCAGTGCTTCCATCAGCATGTCTGGTGCGAAGTGCGACGCGAAGGAATAAGGAAGGCCAAGAGCGGCCGCCAGATGCGCACTATAGGTACTTGAGCCCAACAGCCAGATCGGCACATTCGAATTCATGCCAGGAACCGCGAGGATCGTTTGATCTGGCTCCGGCGGACCGAAATAACGCTGGAGCTCCATGATGTCGTGAGGAAAGTTTTCTGCACCGGCATCGAGATTGCGACGAAGCGCGCGGGCTGTGCGCATGTCGGTGCCAGGCGCGCGTCCGAGGCCAAGGTCGACACGTCCGGGCAGCAGCGCTGCCAGGGTACCGAACTGCTCGGCAATCACCAGTGGCGAGTGGTTTGGCAGCATGATGCCACCGGACCCGACCCGGATATGTTTTGTTGCCGCCCCGACATGGGCGATGACAAGTGATGTGGCTGCACTAGCGATACCCGGCATGCCGTGATGCTCAGCAAGCCAGATGCGGTTGTAGCCGTGCTCTTCCGCCTTGATTGCCATGCGGCGGGAGTTTTCAAGCGCTTCACCGACGGTCTCGCCTTCGCCGATCGGGGAGAGGTCGAGAATGGAAAAAGGGATCATCCGTCGCTCCTAGAGAAAGTCCTGTTTCCGACCCGATGTAAGTCGCTGGTGCGCCTTTACCATAGGCGTCGCGTAGAATTGATGAAGCATTCAAAAAAATTGGGGCTCGCGGAGAGCCCCAATCGCAGATGTCAGCTTGCCCGGCGGTAGAGAACCTGTTCGGCCAAAGCAGAGTGGCCGCTGCCATCGGCGAGGAGGAACTGTCCGAGCCTGCCGTCCATTTCTGTGGCCTCCGAAGCGAGATTGTGGATCGCTGCCGTAGTTTCCTCCACCATAGCTGCATTCTGCTGTGTCATCGCGTCGAGACCGCTCACGGTGCTGTTGATCTCTGCCAGCGTGTGCGCCTCCTCTCGAGTCGATTCCATAATCTCCTCGATGCGAGTTCTGATCGCCTGGACGTGCTGGCCGATGCCATTCAGTGATGCGCCGGCCTTTTCGACAAGCGTGACGCCGGTAGACACCTCATCGGTGGAGCGTTTCAGCAGGCTGGTGATTTCTTTCGCTGCAGCCGCCGAGCGTTGTGCCAGTTCGCGCACTTCCTGAGCCACGACGGCGAACCCCTTGCCGGCTTCGCCCGCGCGCGCTGCCTCCACACCCGCATTGAGAGCTAGCAGATTGGTCTGGAACGCGATCTCGTCAATCACGCCGATGATCTGGTTGATCTGCCGCGAGGAGGTCTGAATGGCTTCCATCGCGGCGATTGTCTGTTCCATGACGTTGCCGGAGGCTGCGGCTTCCTTGCTGGCATCGCGGGCGATCCGGGTCGCCTGTTCAGCCCGCTCGATCTGATCGCGGACGGCTTCGGTGATAGCCTTGATGGCACTTGCCGTTTCCGTAATTGATGCAGCCTGGCGCTCTGTGCGTTCGGCGAGTTGGTCGGCACCGACGCGCATCTCTTCGGACCCGCTTCGAACGGCGGCGGAATTGCCTCCGATGGCCTGCATGGTTTCGCTGAGCCGCGCCATGGCGGTGTTGAAGTTGTGGCGCAGACCTTCAAGCTCATGAGGGAAGCGGTTCTCGATCCGGTAGGCGAGATTGCCGTGCGCAAGGCGATCGAGTCCCTCATCCAGGGAATGCACGACCATCTGGAGCGTGCTGGCTTCGGCCTCGCGTTCGGCAAGATGAGCGCGCCGCGCCGTTTCAGCTTCCTCGCGGGTGCGCGATGATGTTGCTTCAAGCTCTCGCTGCCTGATGAGTGTCTCACGGAAGCTGCCGAGTGCGCGTGCCATTTGACCGATCTCGTCTTTCCTGTCCTGATTACCGATCTCGGCATCAAGATTGCCGGCAGCAACATCACCGGTCAGACCTGCAAGCTTCTGAAGCGGTGCAAACAGTCGACGCGCAAAGAACGCGGTTGCCGCGCACATGGCGGCCAGCACACAGAGCCCGATTATGGCAAGCGTACCAGCAATCGAGACAGAGCCTGCGTTCAATTCACTTTGGAGCATGCTTTCGACAGCAAGATATTTTTCGCCGCCAAACGAGAATGGCCGGGCATAAGCGTTAGCGTCGCCGTCGGCGCGCGTTATCTTTGCTTCTGTCATTCCCGACGAAGTGAGAGCAGAGGTATAAAACCCGTAAGGACCGGCATCCAGAGCAGTCAGCGTGTTGCCGTCTACGCCGATGACCTTGCCATCCGCTGCGATGATCGCGGGTTGTTCGGAACTGTCTTTGGCGATGCCTTTGGCGAGGATCTGTGCAAACACCTCTTCCTTGACCTTGAAGAGAACGAGGCCCTTGAACGACTCGAACTTGACCACGGGTATGCCGAAATAGATGCCTGCTTCTTTTGTGGCTGCGTCGATCCGCAGTCCGGAGAAACTGGTCCGCGCTACGTCGTTCACAGCTTTTTTGGCGTTTTCAGCGCCACGCGAAAAGGCTGCCCCCAATCCGCTATCTGCCCATGCACCGCTGGTGACAGTTTCACCGAATGCCGGCCCCTTGAGATAGGAGTAATAGATCGTGCCATTAGGGTCGACAAAGAGAACATCGCTGAACGGCGTTCCCTGTAGGTATCCGGCGATATCTGTCTGGGTCTTCTCATGGGTGGAATAATAAAAGCCGCTTGGGTTTTCCGGCTTGATAAGCTTTTCACGCTGACCGAAGGGGTTTTCCTTGACGAAAACGCGTTGCAGTTCGGCTTTCGCATCGCCTGAGTTTTTCTGAACCGTACCCCAACCGCTCCGCATCGACACGACGGCCATTTGCAACGATTCAATTTTGGCGATGGAATCCGCCTGTGTTTCAAGCTGTTCCAGACGCTCCTGCAACATGTCTCCACGGAAGACGAGAATGCTCTCCATGGATTTCGAAGCTTGTTCCTGAAGAACGCTGCTGCTGCTCTGATAGCCGAGGAGGGTCAGTGCGGCAGTAGACGTTGCCATCAAAGCCAGGAAAATGATCAGAACTTTGGTCGATATGGAATGAAAACGGTTCAGCATGGCTGCTGTAGCCCCCAATGCCAGTTCGGCAGCCCCGCTATCCTTAATGGCGGCACCGGCTGATCGATTGACGAATTGTTTTGCTACGGCGCATCATGTCCGCAGCTCCCCTTTTGTCATTATTGCCGGAAACAATGCGGTACGGGATTTAAACAGAGGTAAATGCTGCACTGCAAATTTAACGGATGTTGTCGTTTTGTTCACTTATCGCTGGCAGGTTTGCTGCCGGAAAGATAGGGTGGCTTATGCAGAACACGATTCGAATCATCGGGATCGATCCCGGTTTACGGCGTACCGGCTGGGGCATCATTGAAAGCCTCGGCAATAGCCTGCGCTTTGTTGCCTCCGGTACGGTTACATCCGATGGCGACATGGACCTAGCATCGCGCCTTTGCCAGTTGCATGACGGACTGGCCGAGATCGTGCACAGCTATCAGCCTGATGAGGCGGCGGTGGAGCAGACCTTCGTGAACAAGGACGCTGTCGCCACGTTGAAGCTGGGCCAGGCGCGCGGTATTGCCATGCTGGTTCCGGCGCGGGCTGGATTGCAGGTTTCCGAATATGCGCCGAATGCGGTCAAGAAAGCAGTGATCGGGGTTGGTCACGGTGAAAAGCAGCAGATTCACATGATGCTGAAAATCCTGATGCCGAAAGCCGAGTTCAAGGGAAACGATGCCGCGGATGCGTTGGCGATTGCTATTTGCCACGCACACAATCGTGGTGGTGATAGAATGCGCCGCCTTCTGGCGGCGGGCTAAATTTTAGTGGTTTTATTTCGGCGGGCGGCGTCATGATTGGAAAACTCAAAGGTACTATCGATGAAATCGGCGCGGATTACGTCCTCGTGGATGTGCATGGCGTCTGTTACGTGGCGCATTGTTCGGCGAGAACGCTGTCGAAAATCGGATCGGCGGGTGAGGCCGTTGTACTCTTCATCGAGACCTATGTACGTGAAGATCAATTGAAGCTTTTCGGCTTTCTTTCTGCTCTGGAGCGCGAGTGGTTCAATCTTTTGCAGAGTGTTCAGGGCGTGGGTTCGAAAGTGGCGCTTGCTGTCCTGTCCACCCTGTCTCCTTCTGAACTGGCAAATGCCATTGCGCTTCAGGACAAGGTCGTTGTTTCGCGTGCGCCGGGCGTTGGTCCAAAGGTCGCCGTTCGCATTGTGACGGAGCTTCGCAACAAGGCACCTGCCTTTGCCGGAGAGGCGTCGGCGTCGATCGGTCTGAAGCAGGAACTTGGAGAAGGGGCCGCCCCCGCTCCAGTGGCAGATGCTGTTTCCGCTCTTACTAATCTAGGCTATTCCCGAGATCAGGCAGCAAATGCGGTTGCTGCCGCGCTCAAGAACGGAGGTGAGGGCGGCGATAGCGCCAAGCTTATCCGTCTCGGGTTGAAGGAGCTTTCGCGATAACGCGATGCCCGTGTTATAGGGAGTGGAACATGCCACTCCATGAATGTGCGATTTAGACGGAATACCCTTGATGAGCGATGCGGCAAGATTGATCTCGGCGGACAAACGTGGCGAGGACATCGACACAACCATGCGTCCGCAGTCGCTGGACGACTTTACCGGCCAGGCGGAAGCGCGCGCCAATCTCAAAATCTTTATCGAAGCCGCCAAGAACCGCGGCGAAGCGCTAGACCATGTCCTTTTCGTCGGCCCTCCAGGCCTGGGCAAAACGACCCTTGCGCAGATCATGGCCAAAGAACTCGGCGTTAATTTCAAGTCTACGTCCGGGCCAGTCATTGCCAAGGCGGGTGACCTTGCAGCACTTCTGACCAATCTCGAAGAACGCGATGTGCTGTTCATCGACGAAATCCACCGCCTCAACCCCGCCGTTGAGGAAATTCTCTATCCGGCAATGGAGGATTTCCAACTCGATCTCATCATCGGTGAGGGCCCGGCCGCACGCTCGGTCAAAATCGATCTGTCGAAGTTCACGCTTGTTGCGGCAACGACGCGTCTCGGACTGCTGACAACGCCGTTGCGCGACCGTTTCGGTATTCCGGTCCGCCTTTCATTTTACACCGTCGATGAACTGGAATCGATCGTTCGTCGTGGTGCGCGCATGATGGGCCTCAACATGACGGACGAGGGTGCGCGCGAAGTGGCCAGACGTGCACGCGGCACGCCGCGAATTGCAGGGCGGCTGTTGCGCCGCGTGCGCGACTTCGCTGAAGTGGCGCGGGCGGAAGCAGTTACGAAGGAAATTGCAGACGAGGCTCTGACGCGCCTTCTCGTCGACAATATGGGTCTAGACCAGCTCGACATGCGCTACCTGACGATGATCGCCGTCAATTTCGGCGGCGGGCCGGTGGGTATCGAGACCATCGCTGCGGGTCTTTCCGAACCGCGCGATGCAATCGAGGACATTATCGAGCCCTACATGATCCAGCAGGGGTTTATCCAGAGGACGCCGCGCGGCCGCATATTAA
Proteins encoded in this window:
- a CDS encoding TIGR00282 family metallophosphoesterase; protein product: MRLLFLGDMVGKTGRTAVWEKLPGLISDLNLDFVVVNGENAAGGFGITEDIYLETINAGADVVTTGNHVWDQKEAVSFCERHDQFLRPANYPKGTPGKGSGLFYARNGARVLVANIMGRVFMHPELDDPFSSAETILAACPLKEQADAIIFDFHAEATSEKQCFGHFVDGRASFVVGTHTHVPTADAQILNGGTAYMSDAGMCGDYDSSLGMDKEEPINRFISKMPKGRFEAASGPATICGVGVEISDRTGLAEKIAPLRIGPRLSESIPAFWA
- a CDS encoding MBL fold metallo-hydrolase; amino-acid sequence: MLRMLLLAMSGLVAFAGAALSQTATRPPVSQCQAIAQKIPGVTFASFTPADIQLAQATAKEEVKISFIGHSTYLIESPDGVTIATDYNGVYRPPVTPNVVTMNRAHSTHFTLNPDPAIQHVLHGWSDTPGEKADHKVLVGDVYIRNVATDIRNRWGDYESFQENGNSIFIFEVAGLCIGHLGHLHHELTDTHYAEIGRLDILMVPVDGGLTMGADSMSRVVKRLRSALILPMHRTGPPLEQFLTMFGESFKVAYANEPIIRVSMRNLPRQPQILVPQGM
- a CDS encoding pyridoxamine 5'-phosphate oxidase family protein, encoding MVSLTEAREAPARQLWDEINSVHAGMLGLEGLHSHMQPMAPHADPKTNTIWFFSKKDTDLAQSIKAGSRAHFCLVGKDHDYHACLSGVLEIRDDKTKVDEYWNSVTAAWYEHGKSDPELTMLALHVDDADIWASTDSTLKFGWEIAKANMSDDKVPDVGVRQHLAFA
- a CDS encoding YebC/PmpR family DNA-binding transcriptional regulator, with protein sequence MAGHSQFKNIMHRKGKQDSIRSKMFSKLAREITVAAKSGLPDPTMNAALRLAVQNAKAQSMPKDNIDRAIKKASGADAENYDAVRYEGYGPGGTAVIVEALTDNRNRTASNVRSIFSKAGGALGETGSVSFSFDRVGEIAYKAEVGDSDKVMEAAIEAGADDVESSEDGHTIICGFEDLNEVAKALEGVLGEADSVKAIWKPQNTVPVDEEKAQSLMKLIDNLEDDDDVQNVYSNFEVSEEILAKLSA
- a CDS encoding LLM class flavin-dependent oxidoreductase; translation: MIPFSILDLSPIGEGETVGEALENSRRMAIKAEEHGYNRIWLAEHHGMPGIASAATSLVIAHVGAATKHIRVGSGGIMLPNHSPLVIAEQFGTLAALLPGRVDLGLGRAPGTDMRTARALRRNLDAGAENFPHDIMELQRYFGPPEPDQTILAVPGMNSNVPIWLLGSSTYSAHLAAALGLPYSFASHFAPDMLMEALHIYRERFQPSEVLDKPYVMVGVMGVGADTDEEAQHLFTSSQQQFVNLRRNVRTQFPRPVESMDDYWNEMERFSVEHTLRFAAVGSPDTIGRHLDGFLAETQADELIVSMPIHDIEKRLRSVEIFADVRTSIRKAA
- a CDS encoding methyl-accepting chemotaxis protein, yielding MLNRFHSISTKVLIIFLALMATSTAALTLLGYQSSSSVLQEQASKSMESILVFRGDMLQERLEQLETQADSIAKIESLQMAVVSMRSGWGTVQKNSGDAKAELQRVFVKENPFGQREKLIKPENPSGFYYSTHEKTQTDIAGYLQGTPFSDVLFVDPNGTIYYSYLKGPAFGETVTSGAWADSGLGAAFSRGAENAKKAVNDVARTSFSGLRIDAATKEAGIYFGIPVVKFESFKGLVLFKVKEEVFAQILAKGIAKDSSEQPAIIAADGKVIGVDGNTLTALDAGPYGFYTSALTSSGMTEAKITRADGDANAYARPFSFGGEKYLAVESMLQSELNAGSVSIAGTLAIIGLCVLAAMCAATAFFARRLFAPLQKLAGLTGDVAAGNLDAEIGNQDRKDEIGQMARALGSFRETLIRQRELEATSSRTREEAETARRAHLAEREAEASTLQMVVHSLDEGLDRLAHGNLAYRIENRFPHELEGLRHNFNTAMARLSETMQAIGGNSAAVRSGSEEMRVGADQLAERTERQAASITETASAIKAITEAVRDQIERAEQATRIARDASKEAAASGNVMEQTIAAMEAIQTSSRQINQIIGVIDEIAFQTNLLALNAGVEAARAGEAGKGFAVVAQEVRELAQRSAAAAKEITSLLKRSTDEVSTGVTLVEKAGASLNGIGQHVQAIRTRIEEIMESTREEAHTLAEINSTVSGLDAMTQQNAAMVEETTAAIHNLASEATEMDGRLGQFLLADGSGHSALAEQVLYRRAS
- the ruvC gene encoding crossover junction endodeoxyribonuclease RuvC, which encodes MQNTIRIIGIDPGLRRTGWGIIESLGNSLRFVASGTVTSDGDMDLASRLCQLHDGLAEIVHSYQPDEAAVEQTFVNKDAVATLKLGQARGIAMLVPARAGLQVSEYAPNAVKKAVIGVGHGEKQQIHMMLKILMPKAEFKGNDAADALAIAICHAHNRGGDRMRRLLAAG
- the ruvA gene encoding Holliday junction branch migration protein RuvA, coding for MIGKLKGTIDEIGADYVLVDVHGVCYVAHCSARTLSKIGSAGEAVVLFIETYVREDQLKLFGFLSALEREWFNLLQSVQGVGSKVALAVLSTLSPSELANAIALQDKVVVSRAPGVGPKVAVRIVTELRNKAPAFAGEASASIGLKQELGEGAAPAPVADAVSALTNLGYSRDQAANAVAAALKNGGEGGDSAKLIRLGLKELSR
- the ruvB gene encoding Holliday junction branch migration DNA helicase RuvB, whose translation is MSDAARLISADKRGEDIDTTMRPQSLDDFTGQAEARANLKIFIEAAKNRGEALDHVLFVGPPGLGKTTLAQIMAKELGVNFKSTSGPVIAKAGDLAALLTNLEERDVLFIDEIHRLNPAVEEILYPAMEDFQLDLIIGEGPAARSVKIDLSKFTLVAATTRLGLLTTPLRDRFGIPVRLSFYTVDELESIVRRGARMMGLNMTDEGAREVARRARGTPRIAGRLLRRVRDFAEVARAEAVTKEIADEALTRLLVDNMGLDQLDMRYLTMIAVNFGGGPVGIETIAAGLSEPRDAIEDIIEPYMIQQGFIQRTPRGRILTGTAWKHLGMQPPKDLEAAQFRLTLDED